One Lysobacter enzymogenes DNA segment encodes these proteins:
- a CDS encoding APC family permease, whose amino-acid sequence MSAVAPAASKALHGDAALVRALGPFQLGASIVNIIVGAGIFMLPALLYGRLGAGAPLVFVAGAMAIVPIALCFAAIGSRAAATGGPYTFVGAAFGPFAGFLAGALMWVCNASSSAGVAAALAEQAGNAWAALREPLPRAGFIAAAYAAVFALNAFGVKLGARAIVLLATLKLAPLFLLASVGLLFVDWNQIGVGAWPSWSSLSWSALPWSALGSSMVLVVFAYSGMETALVPTGEVRDPARHVPRATLSAIVLVVLLYIGIQLACQGLLGARLAGSGAPVADAAGALWAPAHGALLATAAVSMAGFLMGNLFSSSRLLFALGRDGYLPAAFGRVDARHHVPRTALLAHAGIALALALIGNFETLALISGGAICLLFAAVAVAAWRAQARDLRGPGEPFRLPGGAWPMPLLAVAVMAAVLATMSAAQWLAIAVSLLALVAVYAVLALRRRGAARG is encoded by the coding sequence GTGTCCGCCGTAGCACCCGCCGCGTCGAAAGCGCTGCACGGCGACGCTGCGCTGGTGCGCGCGCTCGGCCCGTTCCAGCTCGGCGCGTCGATCGTCAACATCATCGTCGGCGCCGGCATCTTCATGCTGCCGGCGCTGTTGTACGGGCGGCTCGGCGCGGGCGCGCCGCTGGTGTTCGTGGCCGGGGCGATGGCGATCGTGCCGATCGCGCTGTGCTTCGCCGCGATCGGCAGCCGCGCGGCCGCCACCGGCGGGCCGTACACCTTCGTCGGCGCGGCGTTCGGGCCGTTCGCCGGGTTCCTCGCCGGCGCGCTGATGTGGGTGTGCAACGCGTCCTCCAGCGCCGGCGTCGCCGCGGCCCTGGCCGAGCAGGCCGGCAACGCCTGGGCGGCGCTGCGCGAGCCGTTGCCGCGCGCGGGGTTCATCGCCGCGGCGTACGCCGCGGTGTTCGCGCTCAATGCGTTCGGGGTGAAGCTGGGCGCGCGCGCGATCGTGCTGCTGGCCACGCTCAAGCTGGCGCCGCTGTTCCTGCTGGCCAGCGTCGGTTTGCTGTTCGTGGACTGGAACCAAATCGGTGTCGGCGCATGGCCGTCGTGGAGCTCGCTGTCTTGGAGCGCGCTGCCGTGGAGCGCATTGGGCTCGTCGATGGTGCTGGTGGTGTTCGCCTACTCGGGCATGGAGACCGCGCTGGTGCCGACCGGCGAGGTGCGCGATCCTGCCCGCCACGTGCCGCGCGCGACCTTGTCGGCGATCGTGCTGGTGGTGCTGCTGTACATCGGCATCCAGCTCGCCTGCCAGGGCTTGCTCGGCGCGCGCCTGGCCGGCAGCGGCGCGCCGGTGGCCGACGCCGCCGGCGCGTTGTGGGCGCCGGCGCACGGCGCGCTGCTGGCGACCGCCGCGGTGTCGATGGCCGGATTCCTGATGGGCAATCTGTTTTCGTCGTCGCGGCTGTTGTTCGCGCTGGGCCGCGACGGCTACCTGCCGGCCGCGTTCGGCCGCGTCGATGCGCGCCACCACGTCCCGCGCACCGCGCTGTTGGCCCACGCCGGCATCGCCCTGGCGCTGGCGCTGATCGGCAACTTCGAGACCCTGGCGCTGATTTCCGGCGGCGCGATCTGCCTGCTGTTCGCCGCGGTCGCGGTCGCCGCGTGGCGCGCGCAGGCGCGCGACCTGCGCGGCCCCGGCGAGCCGTTCCGCCTGCCCGGCGGCGCCTGGCCGATGCCGCTGCTGGCGGTAGCGGTGATGGCGGCGGTGTTGGCGACGATGAGCGCGGCGCAGTGGCTGGCGATCGCGGTGTCGCTGTTGGCGTTGGTGGCGGTGTACGCGGTGCTGGCGCTGCGGCGGCGCGGCGCGGCGCGGGGTTGA
- a CDS encoding DUF2569 family protein, with protein sequence MDQDDPYRHTSVADRVPNPYGERDGRGPEGLGGWLIAVAAILGLSAAFAILSLGLAVFGGGLSGDLSPEYLGYVRARVAVDALLLPLALAALTLFWRKSRWFPHTFVAWAAVAAFGKGVRPWMMAMTGDVSLVMALATPLLWALLWYGPWIVYILRSRRVRNTFAARR encoded by the coding sequence ATGGACCAGGACGATCCGTATCGGCATACCTCCGTCGCGGACCGGGTGCCGAACCCTTATGGCGAACGCGACGGACGCGGCCCCGAGGGGCTCGGCGGCTGGCTGATCGCGGTCGCCGCGATCCTGGGCCTGTCGGCGGCGTTCGCGATTCTCAGCCTGGGCTTGGCCGTGTTCGGTGGCGGCTTGTCCGGCGACTTGTCGCCCGAGTACCTGGGCTACGTGCGCGCGCGGGTCGCGGTCGATGCCCTACTGCTGCCGCTCGCCCTCGCCGCGCTGACGCTGTTCTGGCGCAAGTCGCGGTGGTTCCCGCACACGTTCGTCGCCTGGGCGGCGGTGGCCGCGTTCGGCAAGGGCGTCCGCCCGTGGATGATGGCCATGACCGGCGACGTCAGCCTGGTCATGGCCCTGGCGACGCCGTTGCTGTGGGCGCTGCTCTGGTACGGCCCGTGGATCGTTTACATCCTGCGCTCCCGACGGGTCCGCAACACCTTCGCCGCGCGCCGCTGA
- a CDS encoding serine hydrolase domain-containing protein, protein MHALRPLAATLALALASFATVAAPASPIAAATPAAAATPAAPAALEAGTDAIFARWNRGDSPGCGVAVFRDGAIAFQKGYGQANLELGAPIGADTVFDIGSTSKQFTAAALLLLERDGKLSLDDDVRKYVPELPDYGQTITLRQLLQHTSGLRDYLDVQLLAGVAYDDYSSDRQTLDLLAKQKALNFAPGSEFVYSNTGYFLAAEIVKRVAGKPLAQFAHERIFAPLGMRDTLFRDDHTLPVRGRASAYTRAGGAAGEAADGIARFRIDMPNWDQVGDGAVLTTLADLQRWDENFYRPVVGDADFLARLQQPGRLADGTRLDYALGLFVDSHRGLKTVSHDGAWGGYRAQLLRFPERHLSVATLCNLDSTDPESLALRVADLWLGLPPEPAARRAPRPTVDMLPAAMQRWAGVYRNPATGSLRRIEWDEGALSLHAFGDTYPMRPVGKDEFEVDDAPVAALSFRDPGRGRPRVAVQLADGKRTEFPELQVAQPDAAALAAYAGDYRCDELGRDYRFSAIDGALHRADARSGPARLQPLERDRFLQGSLNFRFQRDAAGAIDGVSMDVGRVRDLRCQRR, encoded by the coding sequence ATGCACGCTCTGCGTCCCCTCGCCGCCACGCTCGCGCTGGCTCTGGCGAGCTTCGCGACGGTCGCCGCGCCCGCTTCGCCCATCGCAGCGGCGACGCCGGCGGCAGCGGCGACGCCGGCAGCGCCGGCAGCGCTGGAAGCCGGCACCGACGCGATCTTCGCGCGCTGGAACCGCGGCGACAGCCCCGGCTGCGGCGTCGCGGTGTTCCGCGACGGCGCGATCGCGTTCCAGAAAGGCTACGGCCAGGCCAACCTGGAGCTGGGCGCGCCGATCGGCGCGGACACGGTGTTCGACATCGGCTCGACGTCCAAGCAGTTCACCGCCGCCGCGCTGCTGTTGCTGGAGCGCGACGGCAAGCTCTCGCTCGACGACGACGTGCGCAAGTACGTGCCCGAGCTGCCCGACTACGGCCAGACCATCACCCTGCGCCAGCTGCTGCAGCACACCAGCGGCCTGCGCGACTACCTCGACGTGCAGTTGCTGGCCGGCGTCGCCTACGACGACTACAGCAGCGACCGCCAGACCCTGGACCTGCTGGCGAAGCAGAAGGCGCTGAACTTCGCCCCGGGCAGCGAGTTCGTCTACAGCAACACCGGCTACTTCCTCGCCGCCGAGATCGTGAAGCGGGTCGCCGGCAAACCGCTGGCGCAGTTCGCGCATGAGCGCATCTTCGCGCCGCTGGGCATGCGCGACACCCTGTTCCGCGACGACCACACCCTGCCGGTACGCGGCCGCGCCAGCGCCTACACGCGCGCCGGGGGCGCGGCCGGCGAGGCGGCGGACGGCATCGCCCGCTTCCGCATCGACATGCCGAACTGGGACCAGGTCGGCGACGGCGCGGTGCTGACCACGCTGGCCGACCTGCAGCGCTGGGACGAGAACTTCTACCGCCCCGTGGTCGGCGACGCCGACTTCCTCGCCCGCCTGCAGCAGCCGGGCCGGCTCGCCGACGGCACGCGCCTGGATTACGCGCTGGGCCTGTTCGTCGATAGCCACCGCGGGCTCAAGACGGTTTCGCACGACGGCGCCTGGGGCGGCTACCGCGCCCAGCTGCTGCGTTTCCCGGAGCGGCACCTGTCGGTGGCGACGCTGTGCAACCTGGATTCGACCGACCCGGAGAGCCTCGCCCTGCGCGTCGCCGACCTGTGGCTGGGCCTGCCGCCCGAACCGGCGGCGCGACGCGCCCCGCGCCCGACCGTGGACATGCTGCCCGCCGCGATGCAGCGCTGGGCCGGGGTGTACCGCAATCCCGCCACCGGCAGCCTGCGCCGGATCGAATGGGACGAGGGCGCGCTGTCGCTGCACGCCTTCGGCGACACCTATCCGATGCGGCCGGTCGGCAAGGACGAGTTCGAGGTCGACGACGCCCCGGTGGCCGCGCTGTCGTTCCGCGATCCCGGCCGCGGCCGGCCGCGCGTCGCGGTGCAGCTGGCCGACGGCAAGCGCACCGAGTTCCCCGAGCTGCAGGTGGCCCAGCCCGACGCCGCCGCGCTGGCCGCCTACGCCGGCGACTACCGCTGCGACGAACTCGGCCGCGACTATCGCTTCAGCGCGATCGACGGCGCCCTGCATCGGGCCGACGCGCGCAGCGGGCCGGCGCGGCTGCAGCCGCTGGAACGCGACCGCTTCCTGCAGGGTTCGCTGAACTTCCGCTTCCAGCGCGATGCGGCCGGCGCGATCGACGGGGTGTCGATGGACGTGGGCCGCGTGCGCGACCTGCGTTGCCAGCGCCGCTGA
- a CDS encoding DUF2569 family protein translates to MHDEDPYRREPAPPAARGALRLGDEPLRFGTDRSERNRGAVGRGGWLIGVAIMMVWSLLFAMANAGGMAALLESPEVASAMDGAKAGALRFYLAVSAAMFALNLVALVLFAIKSPWFPRVYVAWLGIDLVLVSIATGLLSQASGGGFAGVAAAALIGRLLFWNGPWMAYAAMSERVRNTFAARRA, encoded by the coding sequence ATGCACGACGAAGATCCGTACCGCCGCGAACCCGCGCCGCCCGCCGCGCGCGGCGCGCTGCGGCTCGGCGACGAACCGCTGCGGTTCGGCACCGACCGCAGCGAACGCAACCGCGGCGCGGTCGGCCGCGGCGGCTGGCTGATCGGCGTGGCGATCATGATGGTGTGGTCGCTGCTGTTCGCCATGGCCAACGCCGGCGGCATGGCCGCGCTGCTGGAATCGCCCGAGGTGGCCTCGGCGATGGACGGGGCCAAGGCGGGCGCCTTGCGCTTCTATCTCGCGGTCAGCGCCGCGATGTTCGCGTTGAACCTCGTCGCCCTGGTGCTGTTCGCGATCAAGTCGCCGTGGTTCCCGCGCGTCTACGTCGCCTGGCTCGGCATCGATCTGGTCCTGGTATCGATCGCGACCGGCTTGCTGTCGCAGGCCAGCGGCGGCGGCTTTGCCGGCGTCGCCGCGGCGGCGCTGATCGGCCGGCTGCTGTTCTGGAACGGCCCGTGGATGGCCTACGCGGCCATGTCCGAACGGGTGAGGAACACCTTCGCCGCCCGGCGCGCCTGA